A part of Apodemus sylvaticus chromosome 19, mApoSyl1.1, whole genome shotgun sequence genomic DNA contains:
- the LOC127669708 gene encoding LOW QUALITY PROTEIN: olfactory receptor 2B2-like (The sequence of the model RefSeq protein was modified relative to this genomic sequence to represent the inferred CDS: inserted 1 base in 1 codon), with amino-acid sequence MWINNQSSVDDFILLGFSDRPWLETPLFVIFLVAYIFALFGNISIILVSCLDPQLDSPMYFFVSNLSLLDLCYTTSTVPQMLVNLRGPEKTISYGGCVAQLYIFLALGSTECILLAIMAFDRFAAICKPLHYPIIMNQKRCIHMATGTWISGFANSLVQSTLTVVXPRCGQRVIDHFFCEVPALLKLACIDTTVNEAELNVLGALLLLVPLSLILGTYVFIAQAVLKLRSAESRWKAFNTCASHLVVVFLFYFTAISMYVQPPSSYSHDRGKIMALFYGIVTPTLNPFIYTLRNKDVKAALRRALTKEFWVKTRQ; translated from the exons ATGTGGATCAACAATCAGAGCTCTGTAGATGACTTCATCTTATTGGGATTTTCTGACCGGCCTTGGCTGGAGACACCTCTCTTTGTAATTTTTCTGGTGGCCTACATCTTTGCCTTATTTGGTAATATCTCCATTATCCTGGTTTCTTGCCTAGACCCCCAGCTTGACAGCCCCATGTACTTTTTTGTCTCTAACCTTTCTCTTCTGGACCTCTGCTATACTACAAGCACTGTCCCTCAGATGTTGGTCAATCTTAGAGGGCCTGAAAAGACCATTAGCTATGGTGGCTGTGTGGCCCAGCTTTATATTTTCTTGGCCTTGGGCTCAACTGAATGCATCCTTCTGGCCATCATGGCCTTTGACCGCTTTGCTGCCATTTGCAAGCCCCTTCACTATCCTATCATCATGAACCAGAAACGGTGCATCCATATGGCCACAGGGACCTGGATTAGTGGATTTGCAAACTCTCTTGTGCAGTCCACCCTCACTGTGG GCCCAAGGTGTGGACAGAGAGTAATAGACCATTTCTTCTGTGAAGTTCCAGCCCTTTTGAAGCTAGCTTGCATTGACACAACTGTGAATGAAGCTGAGCTTAACGTTCTTGGAGCTTTACTGCTCTTGGTGCCTCTCAGCCTCATCCTGGGCACCTATGTGTTCATTGCTCAGGCAGTGCTGAAACTCCGTTCTGCTGAGAGTCGCTGGAAGGCCTTTAATACCTGTGCTTCACATTTGGTAGTGGTCTTCCTCTTCTACTTTACAGCTATCAGTATGTATGTTCAGCCTCCCTCAAGCTATTCTCATGACAGGGGCAAGATCATGGCTCTGTTCTACGGCATTGTCACACCTACCCTCAACCCATTCATCTATACTTTGAGGAACAAGGATGTGAAGGCCGCCCTGAGGAGGGCACTAACAAAGGAGTTTTGGGTCAAGACAAGGCAATAG